Proteins encoded by one window of Rhodospirillaceae bacterium:
- a CDS encoding alpha/beta fold hydrolase, with protein sequence MRHLAPVLAVFAVLGLCFAASAESGKTGVVLLHGKNGDPDSRIFEPLADAFQDNGILFSLPEMPWSESRFLDNDVDGAVAEIDKALQGLRNKGASRVILAGHSIGANVALYYATKREGLAGVMAIAPGHPVELRGFQRRMKFDYRRARELVAAGKGDEKDDFNDINQGRTESFLVKAKFYLSYYDADGALVMPRNVEGLKPSTPLLWIIGEGDRMYRRGESYAYTNAPPHPKNNYAVVDGGHIDVLETGVDVIVGWVKGLGN encoded by the coding sequence ATGCGCCATCTAGCCCCAGTTCTCGCAGTTTTTGCGGTACTGGGGCTTTGTTTTGCTGCAAGCGCAGAGTCTGGAAAAACCGGTGTCGTGCTTTTGCACGGAAAAAACGGTGACCCAGACTCGCGCATATTCGAGCCTTTGGCAGATGCCTTTCAAGACAACGGTATCCTTTTCAGTCTTCCCGAAATGCCTTGGTCAGAGAGTCGATTTCTAGACAATGACGTAGACGGGGCGGTTGCCGAAATCGACAAGGCGTTGCAAGGGTTGCGAAACAAGGGGGCAAGTCGGGTCATCCTTGCTGGCCACAGTATTGGTGCCAATGTGGCGCTTTATTATGCGACAAAGCGTGAAGGTCTAGCAGGCGTCATGGCCATTGCCCCCGGCCATCCGGTCGAACTTCGTGGTTTTCAACGCCGCATGAAATTCGATTATCGTCGCGCCCGGGAATTGGTTGCTGCTGGCAAAGGGGACGAGAAGGACGACTTCAACGATATCAATCAGGGCCGCACCGAGTCGTTTTTGGTAAAAGCAAAATTTTACTTGAGTTACTACGATGCCGACGGGGCTTTGGTGATGCCCCGAAATGTTGAGGGCCTGAAGCCCAGCACGCCGCTGCTATGGATCATTGGCGAAGGCGACCGGATGTACCGGCGCGGCGAAAGCTACGCCTACACCAACGCGCCGCCTCACCCCAAAAACAATTACGCTGTTGTTGATGGCGGACACATTGATGTGCTGGAAACCGGCGTTGATGTGATCGTTGGTTGGGTTAAGGGCCTGGGAAATTAA
- a CDS encoding radical SAM protein yields the protein MNVLLISTYDLGHQPFGLASPAAWLEDAGAEVACLDLAVERIDEAAVKAAGLIAFHIPMHTATRLAMEMVPKIRTINPTATLCFYGLYAPLNEAVLRELGADLILGGEYEDGLTTAYKRLLESGGSIQTEPLISTAKQAFRIPRRKTLPKLNQYAHLNMGNGETRTAGYTEASRGCKHFCRHCPVVPVYEGKFRIVAKDVVMADVRAQVEAGAQHITLGDPDFFNGPGHALPLIEQFHTQFPNITYDATIKVEHLLKYASHMETLVRTGCLFVTTAVESVDDQILDLLNKGHTRDEFVRVTKLARDAGLVLSPTFVPFLPWTTVDGYVDLLALLAELDLIGYVAPVQLSIRLLIPQGSHMLKVDGMEEFITGHDSGELSYQWRHPDPRMDQLHKDVTALVEDHQTRDAPRSETFEGLWQLANKAAGRIAPPLNIGTAETIHVPQMSEPWYCCAEPTSAQLAGL from the coding sequence ATGAACGTCCTGCTGATTTCGACCTATGACCTGGGCCACCAGCCCTTCGGTCTCGCCTCACCGGCAGCCTGGCTTGAAGATGCCGGTGCTGAAGTTGCTTGCCTGGACTTGGCCGTAGAGCGCATTGACGAAGCTGCCGTAAAGGCTGCGGGGTTAATTGCGTTCCATATTCCAATGCACACGGCGACCCGTTTAGCGATGGAAATGGTGCCGAAAATCAGAACAATCAATCCGACAGCAACTCTCTGCTTTTACGGTCTCTATGCGCCTCTAAATGAAGCCGTGTTGCGCGAGCTTGGGGCGGATTTAATTTTGGGCGGTGAATACGAAGATGGTTTAACAACTGCTTACAAACGGCTTCTTGAGAGTGGCGGATCCATACAAACGGAACCTTTGATTTCCACTGCCAAGCAGGCATTTCGGATACCACGTCGAAAGACCCTTCCAAAGCTTAATCAGTACGCACACCTGAATATGGGCAATGGTGAAACCCGCACCGCCGGCTACACGGAAGCCAGTCGTGGCTGCAAACATTTTTGCCGTCACTGTCCGGTGGTGCCGGTCTACGAAGGTAAGTTTCGCATTGTCGCGAAAGACGTCGTCATGGCGGACGTTCGGGCTCAGGTCGAGGCCGGTGCCCAGCACATCACCCTCGGCGATCCGGATTTCTTCAATGGCCCGGGACACGCGCTTCCCCTGATCGAGCAATTCCATACTCAATTTCCCAATATTACCTACGATGCGACGATTAAGGTCGAGCATCTTTTGAAATATGCATCGCACATGGAGACCCTGGTTCGGACGGGGTGCTTGTTCGTGACCACGGCCGTTGAGTCTGTGGATGATCAAATTCTTGACCTGTTGAATAAAGGGCATACTCGAGATGAGTTCGTTCGGGTGACTAAATTGGCGCGCGACGCTGGGCTTGTCCTATCGCCTACCTTCGTTCCGTTTCTGCCATGGACGACGGTAGATGGGTATGTGGATTTGCTCGCTCTGTTGGCGGAGCTTGATTTGATCGGTTACGTGGCACCAGTCCAGCTCAGTATTCGACTGTTGATCCCACAAGGCTCGCATATGTTAAAAGTCGATGGCATGGAGGAATTCATTACCGGCCATGACAGCGGTGAACTGAGTTATCAATGGCGTCATCCCGACCCGCGCATGGATCAACTGCATAAAGATGTTACGGCCCTGGTCGAAGATCATCAAACCCGGGACGCGCCTCGGTCAGAGACATTTGAAGGTCTCTGGCAGTTGGCGAATAAAGCCGCCGGTCGAATTGCGCCACCGTTAAACATAGGCACTGCAGAAACAATTCATGTGCCGCAAATGAGTGAGCCCTGGTATTGCTGCGCTGAGCCAACGTCCGCGCAATTGGCCGGACTTTAA
- a CDS encoding ATP-grasp domain-containing protein, giving the protein MPTKHDNGRLLLLIPKTSYRAQDFLAAAEQLGADVAVGSNHRSTLENLSQGKTVKFNFKTVERGVDEIIAYDKKYPLRAILSVDEETTILATEASKALGLPHNPPDAIRATVDKYKFRQAIIGAGLPSPEVTRLTIYDDPIAPARKADYPVVLKPAALSASRGVIRADYEAEFIAAFERIVKILHQADLVFTGEGKDQILVETFVPGMEVALEGLLQDSKLTRLALFDKPDPLNGPFFEETLYITPSRLPEKTQDLITETTAKALSVLGLTDGPIHAELRVNSLGVYVIEVGARTIGGLCARTLQFGTGMSLEEIVLRHTLGLTLPSTEREVTASGVMMIPIPEAGVLKSVSGEEEARTVPGIEDVTISIPIGKQLIPLPEGNKYLGFIFAKAETPESVEAALREAHRRLVFEISA; this is encoded by the coding sequence ATGCCGACTAAACACGACAATGGTCGACTGCTGCTTCTTATTCCCAAAACCTCTTATCGTGCGCAAGATTTTTTAGCTGCTGCTGAACAGCTTGGGGCTGACGTTGCCGTGGGCTCTAACCACCGCTCGACCCTGGAAAATCTTTCCCAAGGTAAAACCGTCAAATTCAACTTTAAGACCGTCGAGCGTGGCGTCGACGAGATCATCGCCTATGACAAAAAGTACCCTTTGAGAGCCATCCTCTCGGTCGATGAAGAGACAACAATACTCGCCACCGAGGCCAGCAAGGCCCTGGGCCTCCCCCACAATCCGCCTGACGCCATTCGGGCAACGGTCGATAAATACAAGTTTCGACAAGCCATCATTGGGGCTGGGTTACCCTCCCCTGAGGTCACGCGGCTGACAATTTATGATGACCCGATTGCTCCAGCCCGGAAGGCCGACTATCCGGTGGTGCTAAAGCCCGCCGCTCTTTCGGCCAGCCGCGGCGTTATTCGTGCCGATTACGAGGCTGAATTTATCGCTGCGTTTGAGAGGATCGTAAAAATTCTGCATCAAGCGGACTTGGTCTTTACTGGAGAAGGCAAGGATCAAATCCTGGTGGAGACTTTTGTGCCGGGCATGGAAGTTGCACTGGAAGGGTTGCTGCAAGACAGCAAGCTAACGCGTCTTGCCCTGTTCGATAAGCCTGATCCTTTGAATGGACCGTTCTTTGAGGAAACACTTTACATCACACCGTCGCGCCTGCCCGAAAAAACCCAGGACCTCATCACAGAAACAACAGCCAAAGCACTTTCTGTCCTGGGTCTTACGGACGGCCCGATCCATGCCGAACTGCGGGTGAATAGCCTGGGTGTGTATGTCATAGAAGTGGGGGCCAGGACCATCGGCGGCCTTTGCGCCCGCACCCTACAATTTGGCACCGGCATGAGCTTGGAAGAAATTGTCCTGCGTCACACCCTAGGTCTGACGCTTCCTTCGACCGAACGCGAAGTTACGGCCTCTGGCGTTATGATGATCCCAATCCCGGAAGCTGGCGTGCTGAAATCCGTAAGCGGCGAGGAAGAGGCGCGCACCGTGCCTGGCATAGAAGACGTGACAATCTCTATTCCCATTGGCAAGCAACTGATCCCTCTGCCAGAGGGTAATAAATATCTGGGATTTATATTCGCCAAGGCTGAAACGCCGGAAAGCGTGGAAGCCGCCCTTAGAGAAGCGCACCGGCGGTTGGTGTTCGAAATAAGTGCGTAA
- a CDS encoding oxidoreductase, which yields MSETFKALMLQEADKKVTSALEEVKVSDLPAGDVTVDVDYSTLNYKDGMILKGIGRLVRNYPHIPGIDFVGTVANSDSGDYAPGDKVILTGWRVGEIHWGGFATKARVKSDWLVPLPDGLNTKQAMAVGTAGLTSMLAVLALEEHGLSPDQDGEVLVTGAAGGLGSVAVAILAKLGYRVAASTGRAETHDYLKDLGATTIIERTELSELPDRPLLSERWAGCVDAVGSATLTHVLAEMAQGGSVASCGLAGGAELGGTVLPFLLRGVNLLGIDSNLCPFTRRKQAWDRLVSDLDLDRLDAMTKVVSLADLPELADKILAGRIQGRVVVDVAL from the coding sequence ATGTCCGAAACGTTTAAGGCTCTGATGTTGCAAGAGGCCGATAAAAAGGTCACGTCAGCGCTTGAAGAGGTAAAAGTTTCTGATCTGCCAGCAGGCGATGTCACCGTTGATGTTGACTATTCGACCTTGAATTATAAGGACGGCATGATCCTGAAAGGCATTGGACGTTTGGTGCGGAACTATCCGCATATCCCTGGAATTGATTTTGTTGGCACGGTGGCAAATTCAGACTCGGGTGATTATGCACCTGGCGACAAGGTGATCCTGACCGGTTGGCGGGTCGGTGAGATTCATTGGGGCGGCTTTGCCACGAAGGCCCGGGTTAAATCGGATTGGCTGGTTCCCTTACCAGACGGGTTGAACACCAAGCAGGCCATGGCCGTCGGTACGGCGGGATTGACATCGATGCTCGCGGTTTTGGCGCTAGAGGAACATGGACTGTCGCCGGATCAAGATGGTGAAGTCTTAGTCACCGGGGCCGCTGGCGGACTTGGTAGCGTTGCTGTGGCTATTCTCGCGAAGCTCGGATACCGGGTTGCCGCGTCCACAGGACGGGCGGAAACCCACGATTATCTCAAAGATTTAGGCGCAACGACAATTATTGAGCGGACTGAACTCTCGGAACTTCCAGACCGGCCCTTGCTGTCAGAGCGTTGGGCCGGGTGTGTGGATGCGGTTGGTAGTGCGACATTGACTCATGTATTGGCTGAAATGGCGCAAGGCGGGTCGGTGGCTTCTTGTGGATTGGCTGGCGGGGCGGAACTTGGCGGCACGGTACTGCCGTTTTTGCTGCGGGGCGTTAACCTGTTGGGGATTGATTCCAACCTGTGCCCGTTCACGCGCCGTAAACAAGCCTGGGACCGACTGGTCTCTGATCTGGACTTAGACCGGTTGGACGCGATGACGAAGGTTGTTTCTCTGGCTGATTTACCAGAACTGGCCGACAAGATATTGGCCGGGCGAATCCAGGGGCGCGTGGTCGTAGATGTTGCCTTATAA
- a CDS encoding TauD/TfdA family dioxygenase, which yields MKKTMEHFDAIPLNFRFGTEIVGLDLTESLNEEEKSQIITLFNSASVLLFRNQTLTPGQLSAFTETFGKQDIHHLAESTFPDHPEVRVLSNKKNADGTLIGAYKGGHHWHSDLCFKEIPGKATLLYGAECPPEGADTLFADMHSAYEDLRQDLKEKLEGRMATNDRNWRYSDLYPWRPALTEEQITKVPPVQHPAVITHPQSGRRALFVTEMMVPHIDGMEDDVAQALVAEVEAFATQEKYVYRHKWQQGDLVVWDNRATLHKATPFDDSKYDRMMYRTQVLGEKPVFKPDAG from the coding sequence TTGAAAAAAACTATGGAACACTTCGACGCCATCCCTCTGAATTTTCGTTTCGGAACCGAAATAGTAGGCTTGGACCTTACGGAATCTCTGAACGAAGAAGAAAAATCGCAGATTATTACCCTGTTCAACAGCGCATCCGTTCTGTTATTTCGGAACCAAACCCTGACCCCAGGGCAACTCAGCGCCTTTACCGAAACATTTGGCAAGCAGGACATCCATCATCTGGCCGAAAGCACGTTCCCGGATCACCCTGAAGTCCGCGTTCTTTCCAACAAGAAAAACGCCGATGGCACATTGATTGGCGCATACAAAGGGGGCCATCACTGGCATTCAGACCTTTGCTTTAAAGAAATTCCCGGAAAGGCGACGCTCCTATACGGCGCGGAATGCCCGCCTGAAGGCGCTGATACCCTGTTTGCCGATATGCATTCAGCCTACGAGGACCTGCGCCAAGACTTGAAGGAAAAATTAGAAGGCCGTATGGCGACAAACGATCGCAACTGGCGTTATTCAGACCTTTATCCGTGGCGCCCCGCTTTGACCGAAGAACAAATCACCAAGGTCCCGCCGGTCCAACACCCGGCCGTTATCACCCACCCTCAGTCAGGACGACGGGCTCTTTTCGTTACCGAAATGATGGTTCCTCACATTGACGGCATGGAAGATGACGTGGCTCAGGCGCTTGTTGCCGAAGTCGAAGCCTTCGCCACCCAGGAAAAATATGTCTATCGGCACAAGTGGCAACAAGGCGACTTGGTCGTCTGGGACAATCGCGCCACGCTTCACAAAGCAACGCCATTCGACGACAGCAAATACGACCGCATGATGTACCGCACCCAGGTTTTGGGCGAAAAGCCGGTGTTTAAGCCTGATGCTGGGTAA
- a CDS encoding cupin domain-containing protein → MAAETKSEGAVKAGKDNAGYTFNFKEVEIVPAGTGYSTSHGGVIEGERMLVGCIRKPKGTGSRMHSHPNEQFNLVLEGTLHGSINGVEFVAPTGTMIYIPAEAPHTIRATQDEDVIFCAIKDLSHGVIGMAVDGTMSGPHYDPGFEPDA, encoded by the coding sequence ATGGCGGCAGAAACGAAAAGCGAAGGTGCGGTAAAAGCAGGCAAAGACAACGCCGGATATACATTCAACTTTAAAGAAGTTGAAATCGTTCCAGCGGGCACCGGTTATTCCACGTCTCATGGTGGTGTTATCGAAGGCGAACGGATGCTGGTTGGCTGTATCCGCAAACCCAAGGGCACGGGATCGCGGATGCATTCCCATCCCAACGAACAATTCAATCTTGTTCTTGAAGGCACGCTTCATGGTAGCATCAATGGTGTTGAATTCGTCGCCCCCACGGGAACGATGATTTACATTCCTGCTGAAGCGCCCCATACGATTAGGGCAACCCAGGACGAAGATGTTATTTTCTGTGCGATCAAGGACCTGTCTCACGGCGTCATCGGCATGGCGGTAGACGGCACCATGAGTGGCCCGCACTACGACCCAGGGTTCGAGCCCGACGCTTAA